In Planococcus versutus, the DNA window TTACAGTAATTGCTCTGCTAGTAGTTGATAAACAGCCAATCGTTTTTCTTGAGAATGCGGAATGCTGCAGATCATGGCTTCTTCAAAACCGTATTTCGTTTGTTCGCGCTGCAATTGATCGGCGACGTCTTTGGCGGAACCGACTAAATGAATGTTGCGGCTTTCTTTGATCTGCATGCGGTCCATTTCAGTTAACGCAGAATTTTGTGCTTGTTCGGGTGTCAGGAGAGGCATGATGCGACCTTTCATCAACATGAGGCGTGAAATGTCTTGTGGCAGTGCTTCGTATTCCGCTTCTTCGGCGGTTTCAGCTGTTGTCACTAAATAGGATACCGAAATTTCGGGTTTTTCCATAAAGGCGGAAGGGACGAAATTAGCCCGGTAGGAATCTAATATGTTTTTCGTCATGCCGCCGTTGAAAAACTGGGCAAATGAATAGCCGACGCCCATACGACCTGCTTCTAATGCACTGTTGCCGCTTGAACCGAGTAACCAGGCTTCTGGCAACTGAATATGTGTAGGAGCCGCGATGGTTTTATTGTACATCGTCTCTTCGGGTACTTCGTCGTTGATCAATTTTAATGCGGTGTCGAACTTCCCGTACATGTCGTCTGTCATCGGGCGACGTCCTTGAGCCAACGCGTAAATGGCGCTATGGTCACCACCAGGGGCTCGGCCAACGCCGAAATCAATACGACCAGGCGCAAGGGCGGCCAATGTTTTAAAAACTTCTGCCAGTTTTAACGGCGAATAATGCATCATCATCACACCGCCTGTTCCGATGCGAATATTTGTTGTTTTGGCACTCAAATATGCGGCCGTGACTTCAGGTGCGGAGCTGGAAAATGCGCTGGAGCCATGATGCTCAGCCATCCACATCCGGCTATAGCCTAACGTGTCGGCAAGAACCGCAAGTTCTACCGCATT includes these proteins:
- a CDS encoding MsnO8 family LLM class oxidoreductase, with translation MKLSVLDQAPVTTGNTAAAAMQNAVELAVLADTLGYSRMWMAEHHGSSAFSSSAPEVTAAYLSAKTTNIRIGTGGVMMMHYSPLKLAEVFKTLAALAPGRIDFGVGRAPGGDHSAIYALAQGRRPMTDDMYGKFDTALKLINDEVPEETMYNKTIAAPTHIQLPEAWLLGSSGNSALEAGRMGVGYSFAQFFNGGMTKNILDSYRANFVPSAFMEKPEISVSYLVTTAETAEEAEYEALPQDISRLMLMKGRIMPLLTPEQAQNSALTEMDRMQIKESRNIHLVGSAKDVADQLQREQTKYGFEEAMICSIPHSQEKRLAVYQLLAEQLL